The following proteins are co-located in the Microbulbifer sp. VAAF005 genome:
- the murJ gene encoding murein biosynthesis integral membrane protein MurJ codes for MSQSSPAQEQAVEKSGASRLLRGSSVVGAATMLSRVAGLVRDVALARFAGAGDAADAFFVAFKIPNFFRRLFAEGAFAQAFVPVLAEYRQKGGKAAARELNDRVAGALGGVLLLVTLFGVLCAPLVTGIFAFGWWWDGSEREKFDLATDMLQITFPYLMLISLAGFTGAILNTFDRFAIPALTPVMLNLVLIAAATVATNWFDPQIMALAWGVFVAGVVQLLFQLPFLAREGLLPSPKWDWQHKGVRKILRLMAPAIFGVSVTQISLVMDTLLASFLPSGSVSWLYFSDRLTELPLGVFGVAVATVILPSLSRQHTDGDPRRFRHTLDWALRSVTLISLPASVALVVLAEPLLTTLFQYGQMQPRDMQMAAWSLRAYAMGLLAFMLIKVLAPGYFARQDTYTPVRFGLIAISAKMVLSLLFVIPLNYYFKLGHMGLALATACQAAINAWLLYKGLRRDDVYKPEAGWGTYLVRLLLANLAMVAILLGALHLWSQWSEWAWYDRAWRMGLIVAAGGATYLSVLLVSGLRPRHFRATS; via the coding sequence TTGTCGCAGTCATCCCCAGCTCAGGAACAGGCAGTCGAAAAATCTGGTGCTTCCAGATTGCTGCGGGGCAGTTCCGTTGTCGGTGCTGCCACTATGCTGTCGCGAGTGGCCGGGCTGGTTCGCGACGTGGCGCTGGCCCGCTTTGCCGGTGCGGGCGATGCTGCCGATGCCTTTTTTGTCGCATTCAAGATTCCCAACTTTTTCCGCCGCTTATTTGCCGAAGGCGCATTTGCCCAGGCCTTTGTGCCGGTACTGGCCGAATATCGCCAAAAGGGCGGTAAGGCGGCTGCGCGAGAGTTAAATGACCGGGTTGCGGGTGCCCTTGGCGGCGTACTGTTGTTGGTTACTCTGTTTGGTGTTCTCTGCGCTCCACTAGTTACGGGTATTTTTGCTTTTGGTTGGTGGTGGGACGGCAGTGAGCGTGAGAAGTTCGATCTCGCTACCGATATGTTGCAGATCACTTTTCCCTATTTAATGCTGATTTCCCTGGCGGGATTTACCGGGGCGATACTCAATACTTTCGACCGTTTTGCGATTCCGGCGCTAACCCCGGTGATGCTCAACCTGGTTTTGATTGCTGCGGCGACTGTTGCTACCAATTGGTTTGATCCGCAAATTATGGCGCTGGCTTGGGGCGTTTTTGTTGCGGGGGTGGTGCAGCTGCTGTTTCAACTGCCTTTTCTCGCTCGTGAAGGTTTGCTGCCTAGCCCTAAGTGGGATTGGCAGCATAAAGGAGTGCGTAAAATTTTGCGCTTGATGGCGCCGGCGATTTTTGGGGTGTCAGTGACCCAGATCAGCCTGGTGATGGACACTCTGCTGGCTTCATTCCTGCCCAGCGGCAGTGTTTCCTGGCTCTATTTTTCCGACCGGCTCACCGAGCTGCCCCTGGGGGTGTTTGGGGTTGCGGTGGCGACGGTGATTCTGCCGAGCTTGTCGCGGCAGCACACTGACGGAGACCCCCGCCGGTTCCGTCATACCCTCGACTGGGCTTTGCGCAGTGTCACGCTAATTTCCCTGCCCGCTTCTGTAGCCTTGGTGGTACTGGCTGAGCCGCTCCTGACAACCCTTTTTCAGTATGGGCAGATGCAGCCGCGCGATATGCAAATGGCCGCCTGGTCCCTGCGTGCTTATGCCATGGGGCTGCTGGCGTTTATGCTGATTAAAGTGCTGGCGCCGGGCTATTTTGCTCGCCAGGATACCTATACCCCAGTGCGCTTTGGCTTAATTGCTATCTCGGCCAAAATGGTGTTGAGCCTGCTGTTTGTGATACCGCTTAACTACTACTTCAAACTCGGTCATATGGGCCTGGCACTGGCTACGGCTTGTCAGGCCGCTATTAACGCCTGGCTCCTCTATAAAGGCCTGCGTCGAGATGATGTCTATAAACCTGAGGCTGGGTGGGGCACTTACCTGGTAAGGTTGCTTCTGGCGAATTTGGCGATGGTTGCGATTTTGCTCGGGGCCCTGCACCTGTGGTCACAGTGGAGTGAATGGGCCTGGTATGACCGCGCCTGGCGTATGGGGCTGATCGTAGCTGCGGGGGGAGCGACCTATCTGTCCGTTTTACTGGTTTCAGGATTGCGCCCCCGCCACTTCCGCGCCACAAGTTAG
- the pdsR gene encoding proteobacterial dedicated sortase system response regulator, producing MSATIAIVEDERAIAENYRDALRRHGYRVDLYSARIEAMDAFRQRLPDLAVIDVGLGSEVEGGFELCRELRAMAPSLPILFLTARDSELDIISGLRLGADDYLTKDISLPHMQARINALLRRVSVLRDQNDEGESLTQGKLWLDISRLHCHWDEQPVDLTVTEFWIVHALAKRPGHVKSRSQLMEAARVVLDDNTITSHVKRIRRKFQALDTEFNAIGTAYGMGYRWQL from the coding sequence ATGAGTGCAACCATCGCCATTGTCGAAGATGAACGCGCTATCGCAGAAAACTACCGCGATGCTCTGCGCCGCCACGGTTACCGGGTCGATTTATACAGTGCCAGAATTGAGGCCATGGATGCTTTTCGCCAGCGGCTGCCAGACCTGGCCGTGATCGATGTTGGCCTGGGCAGCGAGGTGGAGGGCGGTTTTGAGCTCTGCCGGGAATTGCGCGCTATGGCACCGAGCCTGCCAATATTATTTCTCACCGCCAGGGACTCAGAGCTGGATATTATTTCCGGGCTGCGCCTGGGGGCTGATGATTACCTCACCAAGGATATCTCCCTACCCCATATGCAGGCGCGAATTAACGCCCTACTGCGCCGCGTTAGCGTGCTGCGAGATCAAAACGATGAAGGCGAGAGCTTAACTCAGGGAAAGCTATGGCTGGATATTTCCAGGCTCCATTGCCACTGGGATGAGCAACCCGTGGACCTGACCGTGACCGAATTCTGGATTGTCCACGCCCTGGCAAAAAGGCCCGGCCACGTTAAATCCCGCAGCCAACTAATGGAAGCAGCCCGCGTGGTGCTGGATGACAACACCATCACCTCTCACGTCAAAAGAATCAGACGAAAATTCCAGGCGCTGGACACAGAATTTAATGCCATAGGAACCGCCTACGGCATGGGGTATCGCTGGCAGCTGTAA
- the rpsT gene encoding 30S ribosomal protein S20, with protein MANSPQAKKRARQNDKRRMHNASLRSMVRTYIKKVVAAIDAGDAEKAKTAYAEAVPVIDRMADKGIIHKNKAARHKSRLNAQIKALAA; from the coding sequence GTGGCCAACTCACCTCAAGCGAAGAAACGCGCGCGCCAGAACGACAAGCGCCGCATGCACAACGCCAGTCTGCGCTCCATGGTGCGCACCTACATCAAGAAGGTAGTTGCGGCCATCGATGCCGGCGATGCGGAAAAAGCAAAAACTGCGTACGCAGAAGCAGTTCCCGTTATTGACCGTATGGCAGACAAAGGCATTATTCACAAGAATAAAGCCGCTCGTCATAAGAGCCGTCTGAACGCTCAGATCAAAGCTCTGGCCGCCTAA
- a CDS encoding OmpA family protein, with translation MKKVVMAVALGSLIATGAHAKEQNESNLTPAKQASVFTGSAIAGAALGGPVGFIAGALGGAWLGEQIKQADEADMLATQLTESRAELSNLAQQLDAAQLSANDASQLALDSLQFQMLFTTGEDELQEGQMHQLSAMADFLKRHPHLQIHLEGHADPRGSDGYNNVLSDQRALSVEEALVSLGVDASRISRSALGSTYSQATRGDVDAYAMERRVDIRFSLPESMAGNF, from the coding sequence ATGAAAAAAGTAGTGATGGCCGTCGCCCTGGGTTCTCTGATTGCCACCGGAGCCCACGCTAAGGAACAAAACGAATCCAATTTGACTCCGGCCAAGCAGGCCTCAGTCTTTACCGGCTCTGCAATTGCCGGTGCAGCATTGGGTGGGCCCGTAGGCTTTATCGCCGGAGCACTCGGTGGAGCCTGGCTCGGAGAGCAGATCAAGCAAGCAGACGAGGCAGATATGCTGGCAACACAACTGACAGAGAGCCGTGCAGAGCTCAGCAACCTGGCACAGCAATTGGATGCGGCTCAACTGTCCGCGAACGACGCCAGCCAACTGGCCCTGGATTCACTGCAATTCCAAATGCTGTTTACCACTGGGGAGGACGAGCTTCAGGAGGGCCAAATGCACCAGCTGAGTGCCATGGCTGACTTCCTAAAGCGCCACCCCCACCTGCAAATTCACCTGGAGGGGCACGCAGATCCTCGCGGCAGTGACGGCTACAACAATGTACTGTCCGATCAACGCGCCCTGAGTGTGGAAGAGGCTTTGGTATCGCTGGGAGTTGATGCCTCAAGAATCAGCCGCAGCGCACTCGGCTCCACCTACTCCCAGGCAACCCGAGGCGATGTAGACGCCTACGCCATGGAGCGCCGCGTCGACATCCGCTTCTCCCTTCCGGAGTCCATGGCGGGAAACTTCTGA
- the ribF gene encoding bifunctional riboflavin kinase/FAD synthetase has product MAQERELIRGLHNLRPRHRGSVATIGSFDGVHLGHQAIIAQLKQRAQEHNLPSVAIIFEPQPHEFFSGERAPARLMRFKEKVLALFDAGADRVLCLQFNEKLRNLSANAFVRRILVDGLGIRHLVVGDDFRFGCDRSGDYQFLQGAGAENGFTVEDTATLEIRGARVSSTRIREALQRGEFELAEALLGRPYSITGRVAPGRALGRQLGAPTANVRLHRYRSPLVGVYTVRTKAANGSELAPGRPEIDGVANVGFRPTVEGEGARPLLEVNLFDFDGNLYGKELAVEFCHKLRNEEKFASLEILKARIAQDIDDAKDWFVQNPKGH; this is encoded by the coding sequence TTGGCCCAGGAGCGCGAACTAATTCGCGGGTTGCACAACCTGCGCCCCCGCCACCGGGGAAGCGTGGCGACAATCGGCTCGTTCGACGGTGTACACCTCGGTCACCAGGCGATTATTGCGCAGCTCAAGCAGCGCGCGCAGGAGCACAATCTGCCCTCGGTGGCGATTATCTTTGAGCCCCAGCCACATGAGTTCTTCTCTGGGGAAAGGGCGCCTGCGCGTCTGATGCGCTTTAAAGAGAAGGTATTGGCGCTATTTGATGCTGGTGCCGACCGGGTGCTGTGCCTGCAGTTTAACGAGAAACTGCGCAACCTGAGTGCCAATGCTTTTGTGCGCCGTATCTTGGTGGACGGCCTTGGAATCCGCCATTTGGTGGTGGGAGACGATTTCCGCTTCGGCTGTGATCGCAGTGGCGATTATCAATTCCTCCAGGGCGCCGGGGCCGAAAATGGATTCACGGTGGAAGACACAGCTACGCTTGAGATTCGCGGAGCCCGGGTGAGCAGCACCCGCATCCGCGAAGCCTTGCAGCGGGGCGAATTTGAGTTGGCCGAGGCCTTACTCGGGCGCCCTTACAGTATTACCGGACGGGTTGCCCCCGGCCGCGCCTTGGGCCGGCAACTGGGTGCTCCCACAGCCAATGTGCGTTTGCACCGCTACCGCTCCCCGCTGGTTGGCGTTTACACCGTTCGCACCAAAGCCGCGAATGGAAGTGAACTCGCACCTGGGCGGCCGGAAATTGACGGTGTTGCCAATGTGGGGTTTCGCCCGACAGTTGAGGGAGAGGGCGCCCGGCCACTACTAGAAGTCAACTTGTTTGATTTTGATGGCAACCTCTACGGGAAAGAACTAGCAGTAGAGTTTTGCCACAAACTTCGCAATGAAGAGAAGTTTGCCTCCCTGGAAATCCTCAAAGCCCGCATCGCTCAGGATATTGACGATGCTAAAGACTGGTTTGTGCAAAACCCCAAGGGGCACTAA
- a CDS encoding ATP-binding protein translates to MNLRRQLLLVSLVALTLPWAGCQYLRQVDAALAQGQIQAIEATAAAIAARLASAPQLIAPDPQRLSRPPGAQLYLNPLSQAPRVDGYGDEWRAQQLEPRALEDGQLSPMAQVTLGQLDKQVYLLLTVSDSTPAYRDPRTGLIAGGDTVELFTADRHYILPVASQGTANALWHNPREGRYERELRLRGRWTTSGAGYQLELALPQALTGGALSIRIHDRANSSGSSPTRSASTLPADGHPGRLVSPLPDLQRELDHFARPGLRLAVVDSEGFLLASNGQLQLADSESNSWLRDWAYRKLLSREDLPQLPENSLPLPTPDSRGTREQWYSGPLQSRIGAVSVPVITRVDEVVERPLLGQVLVLQSGEAMQSVTEGAAHRLWLISCAAAATALLFLLGYASWLSWRVRKLHQAARNAVDSSGKLRGNFPHSKAGDELGDLNRAFASLLAELDQYHQYLRTLASKLSHELRTPLAVVRSSLDNLAAGELDDHSRRYAGRAMDGSARLSGILNSLSAASNLETSIHQAEREPFDLADLLEVMTQCYGDAHSEHRFTLNKPTGELACHGAPELLAQLLDKLVDNACSFAPEGSEICLSVATNRDTYLITVGNDGPLLPEGYAHKLFDSLVSVRNQGDNAGHLGLGLHIAKLIADFHGGSLKARNRSDGSGVEFSLELPTG, encoded by the coding sequence ATGAACCTACGTCGCCAACTCTTGCTCGTCAGCCTTGTCGCACTCACCCTGCCCTGGGCCGGCTGCCAGTACCTCCGCCAGGTGGACGCCGCCCTAGCGCAAGGCCAGATCCAGGCAATCGAGGCAACTGCGGCGGCAATTGCCGCGCGCTTGGCCAGTGCCCCCCAGCTTATCGCCCCGGATCCTCAGCGCCTTTCGCGCCCACCAGGCGCTCAGCTCTACCTGAATCCCCTATCTCAAGCTCCGAGAGTCGACGGCTATGGCGATGAGTGGCGAGCACAGCAACTGGAGCCCCGAGCCCTTGAGGACGGGCAGCTATCCCCTATGGCCCAGGTGACGCTGGGGCAACTGGATAAGCAAGTCTACCTGCTTCTCACTGTTTCGGACTCAACTCCCGCCTACCGGGACCCCCGCACAGGCCTGATCGCTGGTGGTGACACCGTAGAGCTGTTTACCGCTGACCGGCACTACATCCTGCCCGTCGCCAGCCAGGGGACCGCCAACGCCTTGTGGCACAACCCGAGAGAGGGCCGCTACGAGCGCGAGCTGCGCTTAAGGGGCCGCTGGACAACTTCTGGTGCCGGTTACCAATTGGAGCTGGCTCTGCCACAAGCCCTAACCGGTGGAGCCCTCTCTATCCGTATTCACGACAGGGCAAACAGCAGTGGCTCCTCACCGACTCGCAGCGCCAGCACACTTCCGGCAGATGGTCACCCAGGACGCTTGGTAAGCCCTCTGCCAGACCTTCAAAGAGAACTCGACCACTTTGCGCGCCCTGGACTGCGCCTCGCAGTAGTGGACAGCGAGGGGTTTCTTCTTGCCAGCAACGGACAACTACAGCTGGCAGATTCCGAGAGCAATTCGTGGCTGAGAGACTGGGCTTATCGCAAATTGCTTTCCAGAGAGGATTTGCCACAGCTGCCGGAAAATAGCTTGCCTCTTCCAACGCCTGACAGCCGTGGCACCCGGGAGCAATGGTATTCAGGACCGCTGCAATCCCGAATTGGTGCGGTGAGTGTGCCCGTTATCACCCGGGTCGACGAAGTGGTTGAACGGCCACTTCTGGGGCAGGTACTCGTCCTGCAATCTGGCGAAGCGATGCAATCAGTCACCGAGGGAGCAGCCCACCGGTTGTGGTTGATCAGCTGCGCCGCGGCCGCAACCGCCCTGCTCTTCCTCTTGGGCTACGCCAGCTGGCTTTCCTGGCGCGTGCGCAAACTACACCAGGCTGCCCGCAACGCAGTAGATTCCAGCGGCAAACTGCGCGGCAACTTTCCCCATTCAAAGGCTGGCGATGAACTGGGAGACCTAAACCGGGCCTTCGCCAGCCTGCTCGCAGAACTGGACCAATATCACCAGTACCTGCGCACTCTCGCCAGTAAGTTGTCACACGAGCTACGCACACCGCTGGCAGTGGTTCGCTCATCCCTGGACAACCTCGCCGCCGGGGAGCTCGACGACCACAGCCGCCGCTATGCAGGGCGGGCTATGGATGGCAGTGCAAGGCTGTCGGGGATTCTCAACAGTCTCTCCGCAGCCAGCAATCTTGAAACCAGTATCCACCAAGCGGAGCGGGAGCCTTTCGACCTGGCAGACCTGCTTGAAGTCATGACACAGTGCTATGGCGATGCTCACAGCGAACACCGATTTACTCTGAACAAACCCACTGGGGAGCTAGCCTGCCACGGCGCACCGGAGTTATTGGCTCAATTGCTGGACAAACTGGTGGATAACGCATGTAGCTTCGCTCCCGAAGGCAGTGAAATTTGCCTGTCAGTGGCAACAAACAGAGATACCTACTTGATCACAGTGGGCAATGACGGCCCTCTGCTCCCGGAAGGTTACGCTCACAAGCTGTTCGACTCTCTCGTTTCTGTGCGCAACCAGGGCGATAATGCCGGCCACCTGGGGCTGGGACTGCATATCGCAAAACTGATCGCAGACTTCCACGGTGGCTCCTTAAAAGCCCGAAACCGCAGCGACGGCAGCGGTGTAGAGTTCAGCCTGGAGTTGCCGACCGGGTAA